A window of Limosilactobacillus sp. WILCCON 0051 genomic DNA:
GGCTTGCAGTGTTTTCCAACTGGCCGGTTGCTAATTGGAAACGTAAGTTAAACAATTGTTCCTTCAATTCCTTTTCACGGTCAAGCAATTGCTCAGTGGTTAATCCATTCAGTTCTTGAACATAATCTTTAGTCTTCATTAGATTGTCCACCTTCCTCACGCTTTACGATCTTAGTGCGAACTGGCATCTTGCTGCCGGCCAAGCGCAGGGCTTCGCGGGCAACGTCTTCAGGCACGCCGGCAACTTCGTACAGAATCTTGCCGCGCTTAACTGGGGCTACCCAGCCTTCAGGAGCACCCTTACCATTACCCATCCGGACACCAACACCCTTGCTAGTGTAGGAAAGGTGAGGGAAAATCTTGATCCAGACCTTACCACCACGCTTCATGTGACGCGTAATAGCAATACGACCGGCTTCGATTTGACGGTTGGAGATCCAGTGGGAATCCAGAGCCTTCAGACCAAATTCACCAAACGTTACGTTCTTGCCACCTTTGGCTTCACCACGCATGTGGCCACGTTGAACCTTGCGGTGCTTTACTCGCTTAGGTACTAGCATGTTTTATTTCCCCTCCTTACTTAGTGTTTTTGTTTGCTTGCTTCTCTGGCAAAACTTCGCCACGGTAGATCCAGGTCTTGATACCCAGTGCACCGTACGTAGTCCGTGCTTCATCCCATGAGTAGTCGATGTCGGCACGCAGAGTGTGCAGTGGAACAGTGCCTTCGGAGTATGATTCAATCCGAGACATGTCGGCACCGTTCAGACGACCAGCAACTTGAATCTTGATACCCTTAGCACCGGCACGCATAGCACGTTGGATAGCACCACGCATAGCACGACGGAAAGCAACACGTGCTTCAAGTTGTTCAGCAACGCTTACACCTACCAGGTGTGCGTCCAAGTCTGGCTTCTTAATTTCAACCACGTTAATGTGGACGCGCTTGCCAGTCAAAGCGTTAAGTTCCTTGCGGAGTGCTTCAACTTCGGAACCACCCTTACCGATAACCATACCTGGCTTGGCAGTGTGAATTGAAACGTTTACGCGGTTAGCAGCCCGTTCAATTTCGATAGTTGAAACAGAGGCGTCAGCAAGTCGCTTTTCAATGTACTTACGGATCCGAAGGTCTTCGCTCAAGTAAGCAGCGTAGTCTTTTTCGGCGTACCACTTAGCAGTCCAGTCGCGAATGACCCCAACACGGAAACCATTAGGATTAATCTTTTGACCCACTATTATCCCTCCTACTTTTCAGTTACAACAACCGTAATGTGGCTGGTCCGCTTGTTGATTGGAGAAGCTGAACCTTTGGCACGTGGACGGAACCGCTTCAGGGTTGGTCCTTCGTTGGCAAAGGCTTCGCTAACTACCAATGAAGCCCGATCCAAGTCAAAGTTGTTTTCGGCGTTAGCAACTGCAGATTTTAATACTTTTTCGACGTCTGAAGCAGCACCATTGGGAGTGAACTTCAGAATAGCAAATGCTTCGGCAACGCTCTTGTTGCGAATGGTGTCAAGAACCAGACGAACCTTACGAGCGGAAACCCGGACCATCTTGGCCGTTGCCTTAGCTGACGTAATGTTTTCAGCCATTGATCAAATTTCCTCCTTACTTCTTGCCCGTCTTCTTGTCATCACCGGCGTGACCACGGAAAGTCCGCGTTGGTACGAATTCACCCAGCTTGTGGCCTACCATGTCTTCTTGTACGTAAACTGGCACGTGCTTGCGACCATCGTAAACGGCGAAAGTGTAACCAATGAAGCTTGGGTAAATCGTGGAACGGCGTGACCAGGTCTTAATAACCGTCTTCTTTTCGTTATCCTTTTGTGCGTCAACCTTCTTCAACAGAGAAGCGTCGGCGAAAGGTCCCTTCTTTAAACTACGACCCATTGTTGTACCTCCTCTCGGGTAATTAGCTATTTGTTACTCATTAACGAGTGTGTGGACCACGCTTGCGACCACGAACGATGAACTTGTTCGAACGTGCCTTGTGTGAGCGAGTCTTCTTACCAACAGTCTTCTTACCCCATGGAGACAGAGGAGATGGCAAACCAACTGGAGCCTTACCTTCACCACCACCATGTGGGTGATCGTTAGGGTTCATTACAGAACCACGAACGTGTGGACGTTGACCTGCGTAACGAGTACGACCAGCCTTACCTTTGATGATCAGGGCATGTTCGTCGTTGCCGACAACACCGATCGTAGCACGGCAAGCAGCCAGAATCATCCGAACTTCACCAGAAGCCAGACGAACCAGAACGTACTTGTCACTTTCCTTACCAAGCAGTTGTGCAGAAGCACCGGCAGAACGAGCGATTTGACCACCCTTACCTGGCTTCAGTTCGATGTTGTGAATAACAGTACCAACTGGAATGTTCTTCAATGGCAGTGCGTTACCAACCTTGATGTCGGCATCTGGACCGGATTGAACTTGCATACCAACCTTCAGACCCTTAGGAGCCAGGATGTATGACTTAACACCATCTGCGTAAACCAGCAGAGCGATGTTAGCAGTACGGTTTGGATCGTATTCGATAGCCTTAACGGTTGCAGGAACGTTGTCCTTGATCCGCTTGAAGTCGATGATCCGGTATTGACGCTTCGTACCGCCACCACGGTGACGAACAGTCATATGACCGTAGTTGTTACGACCAGCGGTGTGCTTTAATGGTGCCAGCAAAGACTTTTCCGGGGTCGTCTTCGTGATTTCAGCGAAGTCGAATCCGGTCATATTACGGCGACCATTAGTGGTACCCTTGTATTTGCGAATTCCCACTGTGTTTTCCTCCTATCTAGAATTTATTCGTTGTCGTCACCGAACAGCTTGATTTCTTTAGAATCAGCTGACAGAGTAACGATGGCCTTGCGACGGCGCTTAGTGTAGCCAACGTAACGGCCTTGACGCTTCTTCTTGCCCTTCAGGTTCATGATGTTAACCTTAACGACCTTAACGTCAAAGATTTCTTCTACGGCGTTCTTAACTTGCGTCTTAGTAGCGCGCAAGTCAACGTCAAACGTGTAGCGCTTTTCGTCCATCACTGCAGTTGATGCTTCAGTGATAACTGGGCGCAAAATGATATCGCGTGCTTCCATTATGCGAGCACCTCCTCTACTTGAGAAAGGGCTGACTTCGTGATGACAATCTTTTGACTGTCAACGACGTTCAGAATGTTAACGCCAGCTGGAGTTACGACCGTGGTGTTAACCAGGTTGCGACCAGACAGAGCAGCGTTCTTGTCTTCGTCAGAAACAACGACCAGGACCTTTTCAGAAACCTTCAGGTTGTTCATAACGCCGGCAAATTCCTTCGTCTTTGGTGCGTCGAAGTTGATGGATTCAACTACAACAAACTTTTCATCAGCAACCTTTTGGGACAGAGCTGACTTGATAGCCAGTTGACGAACCTTACGTGGCAGGTTGAAGTTGTATGAACGTGGAGTAGGTCCGAAGACGATACCACCACCACGGAATTGTGGTGCACGGATAGAGCCTTGACGAGCACGACCCGTACCCTTTTGACGCCATGGCTTCTTACCACCACCGCGAACTGCGGAGCGGTTCTTAACGGCGTGCGTACCTTGACGCATGGATGCGCGTTGACGCAGGATGGCTTCGTATTCAGCGTTTTCGTTTGGTTCAATACCAAAGATGTCTGCGTTCAATTCGATGGTGCCGTTTTGGCTACCGTCTTGCTTAAATAATGCAACGCTTGTCATTTACTTTCTTCCTCCCTTCTGATTAGTTGTGTTGCTTGCTCAGGCTCTTCTTAGTGTTGGCCTTCACAGAGTTCTTAATCGTAACGTAGGACTTGTTAGCGCCTGGAACGTTACCCTTGATCAACAGTACGTTGTTTTCCAGATCAACCTTTACAACCTTCAAGTGTTGCATGGTAACAGTGTTGCCACCCATGCGACCTGGCAATGCCTTACCCTTGAATACGTGGTTGATGATGGCACCCAACGAACCTGGACGACGGTGGTAACGAGAACCGTGAGCCATAGGACCACGACGTTGGCCGTCCTTGTGGATGTTACCTTGGTAACCATGACCCTTAGTGATACCCGTTACATCAACAGTTTCGCCTTCCGCGAAAATGTCTGCCTTAACTTCGTCACCGACTTTAATGTCGTCCCCCAGTTCAGCGTCGCGGATTTCACCGATGAAGCGCTTAGGGGTCGTGTTTGCTTTTGCTGCATGACCTTGTTCGGGCTTGTTGCTTAAGATTTCGCGCTTGTCGTCAAAACCAAGTTGAACAGCACTGTAGCCGTCGTTTTCAACCGTCTTAACTTGCATAACAACGTTTGGCGTTACGTCGATTACCGTAACTGGAACCAATTCACCGTTGTCAGCGAAAACTTGCGTCATCCCGACCTTCTTGCCTAAGATTCCTTTGGTCATGAGTACACCTCCAATTTATTTGTTATTAGTTTTTTAATTACAGTTTAATTTCAATGTCAACGCCACTTGGCAGATCAAGCTTCATCAAGGAGTCAACCGTCTTAGGGGTTGGGTCGATAATGTCGATCAAGCGCTTGTGGGTACGCATTTCAAATTGTTCCCGAGACTTCTTGAACTTGTGTGGTGAACGAATCACCGTGTACAGAGTCCGTTCAG
This region includes:
- the rplC gene encoding 50S ribosomal protein L3 — its product is MTKGILGKKVGMTQVFADNGELVPVTVIDVTPNVVMQVKTVENDGYSAVQLGFDDKREILSNKPEQGHAAKANTTPKRFIGEIRDAELGDDIKVGDEVKADIFAEGETVDVTGITKGHGYQGNIHKDGQRRGPMAHGSRYHRRPGSLGAIINHVFKGKALPGRMGGNTVTMQHLKVVKVDLENNVLLIKGNVPGANKSYVTIKNSVKANTKKSLSKQHN
- the rpsJ gene encoding 30S ribosomal protein S10, which encodes MAKQKIRIRLKAYEHRVLDESADKIVNTAKRTGAQVSGPIPLPTERTLYTVIRSPHKFKKSREQFEMRTHKRLIDIIDPTPKTVDSLMKLDLPSGVDIEIKL
- the rplW gene encoding 50S ribosomal protein L23, with translation MEARDIILRPVITEASTAVMDEKRYTFDVDLRATKTQVKNAVEEIFDVKVVKVNIMNLKGKKKRQGRYVGYTKRRRKAIVTLSADSKEIKLFGDDNE
- the rpmC gene encoding 50S ribosomal protein L29, with the translated sequence MKTKDYVQELNGLTTEQLLDREKELKEQLFNLRFQLATGQLENTASLKSVRKNIARVKTVLRQQELNK
- the rplB gene encoding 50S ribosomal protein L2; translated protein: MGIRKYKGTTNGRRNMTGFDFAEITKTTPEKSLLAPLKHTAGRNNYGHMTVRHRGGGTKRQYRIIDFKRIKDNVPATVKAIEYDPNRTANIALLVYADGVKSYILAPKGLKVGMQVQSGPDADIKVGNALPLKNIPVGTVIHNIELKPGKGGQIARSAGASAQLLGKESDKYVLVRLASGEVRMILAACRATIGVVGNDEHALIIKGKAGRTRYAGQRPHVRGSVMNPNDHPHGGGEGKAPVGLPSPLSPWGKKTVGKKTRSHKARSNKFIVRGRKRGPHTR
- the rplV gene encoding 50S ribosomal protein L22, with translation MAENITSAKATAKMVRVSARKVRLVLDTIRNKSVAEAFAILKFTPNGAASDVEKVLKSAVANAENNFDLDRASLVVSEAFANEGPTLKRFRPRAKGSASPINKRTSHITVVVTEK
- the rpsS gene encoding 30S ribosomal protein S19; protein product: MGRSLKKGPFADASLLKKVDAQKDNEKKTVIKTWSRRSTIYPSFIGYTFAVYDGRKHVPVYVQEDMVGHKLGEFVPTRTFRGHAGDDKKTGKK
- the rpsC gene encoding 30S ribosomal protein S3; the encoded protein is MGQKINPNGFRVGVIRDWTAKWYAEKDYAAYLSEDLRIRKYIEKRLADASVSTIEIERAANRVNVSIHTAKPGMVIGKGGSEVEALRKELNALTGKRVHINVVEIKKPDLDAHLVGVSVAEQLEARVAFRRAMRGAIQRAMRAGAKGIKIQVAGRLNGADMSRIESYSEGTVPLHTLRADIDYSWDEARTTYGALGIKTWIYRGEVLPEKQANKNTK
- the rplP gene encoding 50S ribosomal protein L16; translation: MLVPKRVKHRKVQRGHMRGEAKGGKNVTFGEFGLKALDSHWISNRQIEAGRIAITRHMKRGGKVWIKIFPHLSYTSKGVGVRMGNGKGAPEGWVAPVKRGKILYEVAGVPEDVAREALRLAGSKMPVRTKIVKREEGGQSNED
- the rplD gene encoding 50S ribosomal protein L4, whose protein sequence is MTSVALFKQDGSQNGTIELNADIFGIEPNENAEYEAILRQRASMRQGTHAVKNRSAVRGGGKKPWRQKGTGRARQGSIRAPQFRGGGIVFGPTPRSYNFNLPRKVRQLAIKSALSQKVADEKFVVVESINFDAPKTKEFAGVMNNLKVSEKVLVVVSDEDKNAALSGRNLVNTTVVTPAGVNILNVVDSQKIVITKSALSQVEEVLA